The Henckelia pumila isolate YLH828 chromosome 2, ASM3356847v2, whole genome shotgun sequence genome includes a window with the following:
- the LOC140885408 gene encoding phototropin-1-like, translated as MEPTEQNPRNKPAAAAALPRDSRGSLEVFNPSSYSALPSRPANPVYRPQPTWQSWAENPEPQHEPEPKIFGSKPERPNAEGITTWMALKEPAITPPPPPPPPSQQQSPPVASRTMAEIFNEHDGKTSKSPATGENGAAAQRAAEWGLVLKTDEETGKLQGVKVRTSGDENTNSNRVGNSRRDSGNSVRSSGDLSDDGTGKERGFPRVSEDLKNALSTFQQTFVVSDATKNDHPIMYASAGFFKMTGYTSKEVIGRNCRFLQGKDTNPEDVSKIREFLEKGLPYCGRLLNYKKDGTPFWNLLTISPIKDENGKVLKYIGMQVEVSKHTEGTKETMTRPNGLPESLIRYDARQKEMASSSVTELVNAVKKPHRARALSESANRPLTRKSEGDMGHQKSDAPGSGPTRRRHSHTSARTSMEKISEVPDKTPKKASRRSFIAILKKGKRESASSVPEEAVPDFNLNDDYHEDEEDMFSSGSDDDDRRPESVDDKVRKKEMRKGIDLATTLERIEKNFVITDPRLPDNPIIFASDSFLELTEYSREEILGRNCRFLQGPETDPSTVKKIRQAIDNQTDVTVQLINYTKSGKKFWNLFHLQPMRDQKGEVQYFIGVQLDGSEHVEPIYNCIPEATAKESAKLVKQTAENIDEAVRELPDANTKPDDLWMNHSKVVHPKPHRKDSPPWIAIQKVLANGEEIGLKHFKPIKPLGSGDTGSVHLVELCETGHYFAMKAMDKNVMLNRNKVHRACAEREILDVLDHPFLPALYASFQTKTHICLITDYYPGGELFVLLDRQPTKVLKEDAVRFYAAEVVVALEYLHCQGIIYRDLKPENILLQNNGHVSLTDFDLSCLTSCKPQLLMPEADEKKRRRKSQDAPIFVAEPMRASNSFVGTEEYIAPEIISGEGHTSAVDWWALGILLYEMLYGYTPFRGKTRQKTFANILHKDLKFPRRKEVSVQGKQLMYRLLSRDPKNRLGSREGANEVKRHPFFRGINWALVRCMDPPTLDSPLFDENEKEVDPGLEELQKHF; from the exons ATGGAACCCACCGAGCAAAACCCGCGAAACAAaccggcggcggcggcggcccTGCCGAGGGACTCCCGGGGATCCCTCGAAGTCTTCAACCCTTCAAGCTATTCGGCTCTGCCTTCCCGGCCGGCGAATCCCGTCTACCGACCTCAGCCCACTTGGCAGAGTTGGGCTGAGAATCCTGAACCCCAACACGAACCCGAACCCAAAATATTTGGGTCCAAACCCGAAAGACCGAATGCAGAAGGGATCACAACATGGATGGCTCTCAAAGAGCCTGCGATCACTCCTCCGCCTCCTCCGCCACCACCATCTCAGCAGCAGTCGCCTCCTGTTGCTTCCAGGACTATGGCGGAGATATTCAACGAGCATGACGGCAAAACCTCGAAATCTCCGGCCACGGGAGAAAACGGTGCCGCTGCTCAGAGGGCTGCGGAGTGGGGACTTGTTCTGAAAACAGACGAAGAAACGGGAAAACTGCAAGGGGTTAAAGTGAGAACTTCAGGAGATGAGAACACTAACAGTAACAGAGTAGGGAATTCGAGGAGGGATTCCGGGAACTCTGTACGGAGCTCCGGCGATTTATCTGATGACGGAACAG GGAAAGAAAGAGGGTTTCCAAGAGTGTCGGAGGATTTGAAGAACGCATTATCGACGTTTCAGCAAACATTTGTAGTATCAGATGCAACTAAAAATGATCATCCAATCATGTATGCAAGTGCTGGATTCTTCAAGATGACTGGATACACTTCAAAGGAGGTCATTGGCAGAAACTG CCGGTTCTTGCAGGGGAAGGATACGAACCCGGAGGATGTGTCGAAGATAAGGGAGTTTCTTGAGAAGGGTTTACCTTATTGTGGGAGATTGCTTAATTACAAGAAAGATGGCACCCCCTTTTGGAATCTCCTCACCATTTCACCTATCAAGGATGAAAATGGAAAGGTCCTCAAATATATTGG AATGCAAGTTGAAGTGAGCAAACATACAGAAGGGACCAAGGAGACTATGACCAGGCCCAATGGGCTTCCTGAGTCATTGATACGTTATGACG CACGACAGAAGGAGATGGCAAGTAGTTCAGTGACAGAGCTGGTTAATGCGGTGAAGAAACCACACCGGGCGAGGGCTCTCAGTGAATCAGCCAATCGCCCATTAACCAGAAAATCCGAAGGGGACATGGGCCACCAAAAATCCGACGCTCCCGGTTCCGGTCCCACCAGACGGCGCCATTCCCATACTAGCGCAAGAACTTCCATGGAGAAAATCAGCGAGGTCCCCGACAAGACTCCCAAGAAAGCTAGTCGCCGCTCTTTCATTGC GATTTTGAAGAAAGGAAAACGTGAGAGTGCTAGTTCGGTACCCGAAGAAGCTGTGCCGGATTTCAATCTGAATGATGATTATCATGAGGATGAGGAAGATATGTTTTCTTCGGGGAGTGATGATGATGACAGAAGGCCAGAGAGTGTGGATGATAAAGTGAGGAAGAAGGAGATGAGGAAGGGTATTGATTTAGCCACCACGCTCGAACGTATCGAGAAAAATTTCGTCATCACTGATCCAAGATTGCCAGACAATCCCATC ATTTTCGCCTCCGATAGTTTCTTGGAGTTGACAGAGTACTCTAGGGAAGAAATCTTGGGGAGGAACTGCAG attTCTTCAAGGCCCCGAAACCGATCCTTCAACGGTTAAGAAAATCCGACAAGCCATTGATAACCAAACGGATGTCACTGTGCAGCTCATTAACTACACCAAAAGTG GCAAAAAATTCTGGAATTTGTTCCATTTGCAGCCTATGCGTGATCAGAAG GGAGAAGTGCAGTACTTTATTGGAGTTCAACTGGATGGCAGTGAACATGTAGAGCCAATATACAACTGTATCCCCGAAGCCACTGCTAAAGAGAGCGCGAAGCTG GTGAAACAAACTGCAGAAAATATTGATGAGGCCGTGCGAGAGCTTCCTGATGCCAATACG AAACCAGATGACTTGTGGATGAATCATTCAAAAGTTGTTCATCCGAAGCCGCACAGGAAGGATAGTCCTCCCTGGATAGCTATTCAGAAG GTTCTTGCCAATGGAGAAGAGATAGGATTGAAGCATTTTAAGCCTATAAAACCACTGGGATCTGGTGATACTGGAAG CGTGCATCTCGTGGAACTCTGCGAAACAGGACACTATTTTGCCATGAAAGCAATGGATAAGAATGTTATGCTGAATCGAAACAAG GTTCATAGAGCTTGTGCGGAAAGAGAGATCCTAGACGTGTTGGACCACCCTTTTCTTCCTGCATTATACGCTTCATTTCAG ACAAAAACTCATATATGTTTGATAACGGATTATTACCCTGGTGGAGAGCTCTTTGTTCTTCTGGACAGACAGCCCACAAAAGTTTTGAAAGAAGATGCTGTAAG ATTTTACGCTGCAGAAGTCGTAGTGGCACTAGAATATCTTCATTGTCAAG GCATAATTTACAGGGACTTAAAGCCAGAAAACATTCTACTTCAAAACAACGGGCACGTCTCTTTGACAGACTTTGATCTCTCTTGTTTGACATCTTGCAAACCACAG CTTCTGATGCCTGAGGCAGACGAAAAGAAAAGGCGTAGGAAAAGCCAAGATGCTCCAATCTTTGTGGCAGAACCAATGAGAGCATCAAATTCATTTGTTGGTACTGAAGAATACATAGCTCCG GAAATTATCAGTGGGGAAGGTCATACCAGTGCTGTTGACTGGTGGGCTCTTG GAATTCTCTTGTATGAAATGCTTTACGGGTACACGCCGTTTAGGGGAAAGACGAGGCAGAAGACCTTTGCAAACATTCTTCACAAGGATTTAAAGTTTCCCAGAAGGAAAGAG GTCAGTGTCCAAGGAAAACAGTTGATGTATCGACTGCTAAGCAGAGATCCAAAGAACAGATTAGGATCAAGAGAAGGAGCCAATGAAGTTAAGCGACACCCGTTCTTTCGGGGCATCAACTGGGCTCTAGTTCGTTGCATG GACCCTCCAACACTCGACTCTCCCCTTTTCGATGAAAACGAAAAAGAGGTTGATCCTGGACTAGAGGAGTTACAGAAACATTTCTAG